Proteins from a genomic interval of Methanofollis formosanus:
- a CDS encoding aconitase X, with protein MQLEPEDEQILNGEYGETRQKMMELLVGLGKVFGADELIPITSAQVSGASYKTIGKWGLEWLRKMDAKVVVPTVLNPIGMDRLRWKEMGIPEDFAAKQKEVVEAYERLGIELECTCTPYYLSITQFGEHLAWAESSAVCYANSVIGARTNREGGPAALAAAIIGKTPFYGLHIFKNRLPDVGVVIDEPSELKDAADFGALGYVAGKSIGNRIPFFTGIRPNRDQLKAMGAAMAASGAVALFHVDTITPETRFPTFKKDVPETIEVSMAEVREVFSAMDVDAVAVGCPHLSPEELETLATLLTGKTVTKPFFVFAARGVIADHPQAVTAIERSGAKVYADTCVVVSPALDRYDRIMVNSGKALAYVPTMCGAVARIGTLAECVTVATS; from the coding sequence ATGCAACTGGAACCAGAAGATGAACAGATTCTGAATGGTGAATATGGCGAGACCCGTCAGAAGATGATGGAGCTCCTGGTCGGCCTCGGGAAGGTCTTCGGGGCCGACGAACTCATCCCGATCACGAGCGCCCAGGTGAGCGGGGCCTCATACAAGACCATCGGGAAGTGGGGGCTCGAGTGGCTGCGCAAGATGGACGCAAAGGTCGTGGTCCCGACGGTCCTCAACCCGATCGGAATGGACCGTCTGCGCTGGAAGGAAATGGGGATCCCTGAGGACTTTGCGGCAAAGCAGAAAGAGGTGGTCGAGGCCTACGAACGACTCGGGATCGAACTCGAGTGCACCTGCACGCCGTACTATCTCTCCATCACGCAGTTCGGCGAGCACCTGGCATGGGCCGAGTCTTCGGCGGTCTGTTATGCCAACTCGGTCATCGGGGCGCGGACCAACCGCGAGGGCGGACCGGCGGCCCTGGCCGCGGCGATCATCGGGAAGACCCCCTTCTACGGGCTGCACATCTTCAAAAACCGTCTGCCCGACGTCGGGGTCGTCATCGACGAGCCTTCTGAACTGAAGGACGCCGCGGATTTCGGGGCGCTCGGGTACGTGGCCGGGAAGAGCATCGGGAACAGGATCCCGTTCTTCACCGGTATCAGGCCCAACCGCGACCAGCTCAAGGCGATGGGCGCAGCGATGGCGGCAAGCGGCGCGGTGGCCCTCTTCCATGTGGACACCATCACGCCCGAGACCCGCTTCCCGACCTTCAAAAAGGACGTCCCCGAGACGATCGAGGTGAGCATGGCCGAGGTGCGCGAGGTCTTCTCCGCGATGGACGTCGACGCCGTCGCCGTCGGGTGCCCGCACCTCTCCCCCGAGGAACTCGAAACGCTCGCCACGCTCCTCACCGGCAAGACGGTGACAAAACCCTTCTTCGTCTTCGCGGCCCGCGGCGTCATCGCCGACCACCCGCAGGCGGTCACCGCGATCGAGCGGAGCGGGGCGAAGGTCTATGCCGACACCTGCGTCGTCGTCTCCCCGGCCCTCGACCGCTACGACCGGATCATGGTCAACTCCGGCAAGGCCCTCGCGTATGTCCCGACGATGTGCGGGGCGGTGGCAAGGATCGGCACCCTCGCAGAGTGCGTGACCGTCGCCACGTCGTGA
- a CDS encoding MBL fold metallo-hydrolase, whose translation MDITPLCDNTVLTDHYYLGEPGLSIHIRDRDTEVLFDLGYSDVFLRNALAMGIAPCDADHVVFSHCHLDHTWGLGPLLRHHVTGGNKKSPEFLGHPALFRSVRFDGAEIGMNTTAEGLARYGEVRLSQAPVEITEDIIFLGEIPRCFDFEGKTAIGTSEGAPDLVPDDTALACRTDEGLVIVTGCAHAGICSTVEYAKEVSGEKKVADVIGGFHLLDAPPDQIEGTCRFFKNLGADRIHPCHCTGLAATLALAGVAKVRETGVGLRLSFERRS comes from the coding sequence ATGGACATCACCCCCCTCTGCGACAACACCGTCCTCACCGACCATTATTACCTCGGCGAGCCCGGCCTCTCCATCCACATCAGGGACCGGGACACCGAGGTGCTCTTCGACCTCGGGTATTCCGACGTCTTCCTCAGGAACGCCCTGGCGATGGGGATCGCCCCCTGCGACGCCGACCATGTCGTCTTCTCCCACTGCCACCTCGACCACACCTGGGGGCTTGGCCCCCTCCTCCGCCACCATGTCACCGGAGGGAACAAAAAGAGCCCTGAGTTCCTCGGCCACCCCGCACTCTTCAGGAGCGTGCGGTTCGACGGCGCCGAGATCGGGATGAACACCACCGCAGAGGGGCTTGCCCGGTACGGGGAGGTGCGCCTCTCGCAGGCACCCGTCGAGATCACCGAGGACATCATCTTCCTCGGCGAGATTCCGCGGTGCTTCGACTTCGAAGGGAAGACCGCCATCGGGACGTCGGAGGGCGCGCCCGACCTGGTTCCCGACGACACCGCCCTCGCCTGCCGGACCGATGAAGGACTGGTGATCGTTACGGGGTGCGCCCATGCCGGAATCTGCTCGACGGTCGAGTACGCAAAAGAGGTCTCAGGCGAAAAAAAGGTGGCGGACGTCATCGGGGGATTCCACCTCCTCGACGCACCGCCCGATCAGATCGAGGGAACCTGCCGGTTTTTCAAAAACCTCGGCGCCGACCGGATCCATCCCTGCCACTGCACCGGCCTCGCCGCGACCCTCGCCCTCGCCGGGGTGGCGAAGGTCCGCGAGACCGGCGTCGGGCTCAGGCTCTCTTTTGAGCGGCGCTCCTGA
- a CDS encoding thioredoxin family protein translates to MVTIEVFGTGCAKCKRTAKNVEKAVAEMGIEAEVVKVEEINAITDRGVFLTPALAVDGEMKVEGRVPTVDEVKEILSEVA, encoded by the coding sequence ATGGTCACAATTGAAGTGTTTGGCACAGGCTGTGCAAAGTGCAAGCGGACGGCAAAGAATGTTGAGAAAGCGGTGGCCGAGATGGGGATCGAGGCAGAGGTCGTCAAGGTCGAGGAGATCAATGCGATCACCGACCGCGGCGTCTTCCTCACCCCGGCCCTCGCGGTCGACGGCGAGATGAAGGTCGAGGGCCGCGTCCCGACCGTCGACGAGGTCAAGGAGATCCTCTCGGAGGTGGCCTGA
- a CDS encoding arsenate reductase ArsC produces the protein MKEKVLFICTHNAARSQMAEGYMRARYGERYEVYSAGTAPAVEIDPRAVAVMAEIGVDLAGQETKALSVYFQQEMDTVVTVCEGGICPMFPWAKTVIHEEFPDPRAISGSEGEVLQGFRRVRDDIIKWIDGRFG, from the coding sequence ATGAAAGAGAAAGTGCTCTTCATCTGCACCCACAATGCCGCCCGTTCCCAGATGGCCGAGGGGTATATGAGGGCGCGCTACGGCGAGCGGTACGAGGTCTATTCTGCCGGCACCGCCCCCGCCGTCGAGATCGACCCGAGGGCAGTGGCGGTGATGGCCGAGATCGGGGTGGACCTCGCCGGTCAGGAGACGAAGGCCCTCTCGGTCTATTTTCAGCAGGAGATGGACACCGTCGTGACTGTCTGCGAGGGCGGGATCTGCCCGATGTTCCCCTGGGCAAAGACCGTCATCCACGAGGAGTTCCCCGACCCGCGGGCCATCTCCGGGAGCGAGGGGGAGGTGCTCCAGGGGTTCAGGCGGGTGAGAGACGACATCATCAAATGGATCGACGGCCGGTTTGGGTGA
- a CDS encoding cation diffusion facilitator family transporter has protein sequence MPLRKGGERAALKVAVVLTLVYMVVEAVAGVLSGSLALIGDAGHMFRDVLALLLSLGAVVIAERLPTRTRTWGYHRVEVFVAFVNGLLLIVLAGTVVWEAFRRLADPVPVAGPLMAAVGVIGLVVNLYVAWRLHGSEDLNVRSAYLHVVGDTLSSVAVVVAAAWIAVTGQTVVDPLLSIGIALLILVGSVSLLRETVGILLQFVPSGIDFDEVVTAMEAVEGVEEVHNIHLWALCSHINVLDAHVVACTDDIVKIEEIKREIRRRLRRYDVQYSILEFEPEPCPESALLRRLKGKGE, from the coding sequence ATGCCACTCAGGAAGGGCGGCGAGCGGGCGGCCCTGAAGGTCGCCGTCGTCCTCACCCTGGTGTATATGGTGGTCGAGGCGGTGGCCGGGGTGCTCTCGGGATCGCTTGCCCTCATCGGGGATGCGGGGCATATGTTCAGGGACGTCCTCGCCCTCCTCCTCTCCCTGGGTGCAGTGGTCATCGCCGAGCGCCTTCCCACCAGGACGCGGACCTGGGGGTATCACCGGGTGGAGGTCTTCGTCGCCTTCGTCAACGGACTGCTCCTCATCGTCCTTGCGGGCACGGTCGTCTGGGAGGCGTTCAGGCGTCTCGCCGATCCGGTGCCGGTCGCCGGGCCCCTGATGGCCGCGGTGGGGGTGATCGGGCTTGTCGTGAACCTCTATGTCGCCTGGAGACTGCACGGGAGCGAAGACCTCAATGTCCGTAGCGCCTATCTCCACGTCGTCGGCGACACCCTCTCCTCGGTGGCGGTCGTCGTCGCCGCGGCCTGGATCGCCGTCACCGGCCAGACCGTCGTCGACCCTCTCCTCAGCATCGGGATCGCCCTCCTGATCCTCGTCGGGTCGGTCTCGCTTCTCCGGGAGACGGTCGGGATCCTCCTCCAGTTCGTGCCCTCAGGGATTGATTTCGACGAGGTGGTGACCGCAATGGAGGCCGTCGAAGGGGTGGAGGAGGTGCATAACATCCACCTCTGGGCCCTCTGCTCGCATATCAACGTCCTCGACGCCCATGTCGTCGCCTGCACCGATGACATCGTGAAAATCGAGGAGATAAAGAGGGAGATCAGAAGAAGACTCAGGCGGTATGATGTCCAGTACAGCATCCTCGAGTTCGAACCCGAGCCCTGTCCCGAGTCCGCGCTGCTCAGGAGGTTGAAGGGGAAGGGGGAGTGA
- a CDS encoding putative zinc-binding protein produces the protein MAECGCGCGGGEGEGPKRIIFPCAGAANVGQITNLAAIQLRVEGFGSPACTAQLATGVGPVMKKCGEADEVVVLDGCPTACASKIAAAQGIAPDQVIVVTEQGVAKSSDLTISDEEIECVVSAAWEGKGKPGQQENCGCGGGCGCGCNDE, from the coding sequence ATGGCGGAGTGTGGCTGTGGGTGCGGCGGCGGCGAGGGCGAGGGGCCGAAGCGGATCATCTTCCCCTGCGCCGGTGCCGCCAATGTCGGGCAGATCACCAACCTCGCCGCGATCCAGCTCAGGGTGGAGGGCTTCGGCAGTCCGGCCTGCACGGCGCAGCTCGCCACCGGCGTGGGGCCGGTGATGAAAAAGTGCGGCGAGGCCGACGAGGTCGTCGTCCTCGACGGGTGCCCGACCGCCTGTGCCTCGAAGATCGCGGCGGCCCAGGGGATCGCACCTGACCAAGTGATCGTCGTCACCGAACAGGGGGTCGCCAAGTCCTCTGACCTCACCATCTCGGACGAGGAGATCGAGTGCGTCGTCTCCGCGGCCTGGGAAGGGAAAGGAAAGCCAGGGCAGCAGGAAAACTGTGGCTGTGGCGGCGGATGCGGATGCGGCTGTAACGATGAGTGA
- a CDS encoding UbiX family flavin prenyltransferase — protein MKKKYVVGVTGASGIVYARRLLEVLSEQATVYLVVSEIAEEIARHEGIDLTDLPVIREDNHNLAAEIASGSFRYDGMVVVPCSMKTLASVSAGLSSTLIARAADVCLKERRRCILVMREMPLSRVHLKNMLAVDEAGATVMVASPPFYGRPETIDDLVDMVVARILDHLGVEHDIGTRWSGYDDA, from the coding sequence ATGAAGAAGAAATATGTTGTCGGGGTGACCGGGGCAAGCGGGATCGTCTATGCCCGCCGCCTCCTCGAAGTGCTCAGCGAGCAGGCGACGGTCTACCTGGTGGTCTCCGAGATCGCCGAGGAGATCGCACGCCACGAAGGGATCGACCTCACCGACCTCCCGGTGATCAGGGAGGACAACCACAACCTCGCCGCCGAGATCGCCAGTGGGTCGTTCAGGTACGACGGGATGGTCGTCGTCCCGTGCTCGATGAAGACCCTGGCCTCGGTCAGCGCCGGGCTCTCGAGCACCCTCATCGCCCGGGCCGCCGACGTCTGTCTCAAGGAGCGGCGACGGTGCATCCTGGTCATGCGCGAGATGCCGCTCTCCAGGGTCCACCTCAAGAACATGCTCGCCGTCGACGAGGCCGGCGCAACGGTGATGGTGGCAAGCCCCCCATTCTATGGGAGACCAGAGACGATCGACGACCTGGTGGACATGGTGGTGGCGCGGATCCTCGACCACCTGGGCGTCGAACACGATATCGGAACACGATGGAGCGGGTATGATGATGCGTAA
- a CDS encoding permease, with translation MTDPITGALLAGADTLISYLAEHVLTCLVPAFFIAGAIAAFVKKDAILKYFSPDAKKSVSYGIASISGTVLAVCSCTILPMFAGIYKKGSGIGPAVTFLYAGPAINVLAIIYTAKVLGFDLGLARAVSAVLLAIVIGLIMAAVFRKHDEALRATAPARTYGNGEDERPRWATLGFFAALVGILIVGASQLPWTIKFPVVYILTLAVAVLLIYFFERDEVTDWGYETWDLAKKIFPILLIGTFALGMLASFLPPETFAPYFGETSIESTLLAAVVGGILYMPTLLEVPIIGTTFGYTSGVMAGGPALALLLAGPSVSLPSLMVIYRVMGAKKTAVYAVLVILFSALAGLVYGTIMG, from the coding sequence ATGACAGATCCCATCACCGGCGCCCTCCTTGCCGGCGCCGACACACTCATCAGTTATCTTGCAGAGCACGTCCTCACCTGTCTGGTCCCGGCCTTCTTCATCGCGGGGGCGATCGCCGCCTTCGTCAAGAAGGACGCGATCCTGAAGTATTTCAGCCCTGACGCGAAGAAAAGCGTCAGTTACGGGATCGCATCCATCTCGGGGACGGTGCTCGCCGTCTGCTCGTGTACGATCCTCCCGATGTTCGCCGGGATCTATAAGAAAGGGAGCGGCATCGGCCCGGCGGTCACCTTCCTGTACGCCGGCCCGGCGATCAACGTGCTGGCGATCATCTACACCGCAAAAGTGCTCGGCTTCGATCTCGGCCTTGCCAGGGCCGTCTCGGCCGTGCTCCTTGCCATCGTCATCGGCCTCATCATGGCGGCGGTCTTCAGGAAGCACGACGAGGCTCTCCGGGCAACCGCACCGGCACGGACCTACGGGAACGGCGAGGACGAGCGGCCGCGCTGGGCGACCCTCGGGTTCTTCGCCGCACTCGTCGGCATCCTCATCGTCGGGGCCTCGCAACTCCCCTGGACGATCAAGTTCCCGGTCGTGTATATCCTCACCCTCGCCGTCGCCGTCCTGCTCATCTACTTCTTCGAGCGGGATGAGGTGACCGACTGGGGCTACGAGACCTGGGACCTGGCAAAGAAGATCTTTCCCATCCTGCTGATCGGCACCTTTGCCCTGGGGATGCTCGCCTCCTTCCTCCCGCCCGAGACCTTTGCCCCGTACTTCGGGGAGACTTCGATCGAGTCGACCCTGCTGGCGGCAGTGGTCGGCGGGATCCTGTACATGCCCACCCTCCTGGAGGTGCCGATCATCGGCACGACCTTCGGCTACACCTCGGGCGTGATGGCCGGCGGTCCCGCGCTCGCGCTCCTCCTTGCCGGCCCGAGCGTGAGCCTGCCCTCGCTGATGGTCATCTACCGGGTGATGGGAGCGAAGAAGACGGCGGTGTACGCCGTGCTCGTCATCCTCTTCTCGGCGCTGGCCGGGTTGGTGTACGGGACCATCATGGGGTGA
- a CDS encoding HD domain-containing protein, with the protein MKIVKDPVHGDVEVGETALTLLDSPVLQRLRHIRQLGFAHLVYPGANHTRFEHSLGTMHLAATLSRHLDLAPDETDLVTAAALLHDIGHGPFSHVSEAFMVELLGWGHEEVERLLATGATAALLDTCGLDPAEVAAVINGRHRYAGLIHGDLDVDRMDYLLRDAHYTGVPYGLVDAGRLVRSTVLTENGVGLDFSGINAAESLLIARTLMRPVVYYHHVSRIATSMFHLALLSHLEGTGEDVGALMRMDDAALFTRLLGSPDAVAADLAARLYTRRLYKRAAYVGRDRVNAAAVQGRTSMRDSRQIARAIAESAGVEPWTVLVDIPSFPTDMSMGVRVRDHHALVGLEEVSPLLTTLNETRRQQWRLGVYTVPDQREAVEQAATEVLHIKRPTQQDRLPI; encoded by the coding sequence ATGAAGATCGTCAAAGACCCGGTGCATGGAGACGTGGAAGTGGGAGAGACCGCGCTCACCCTCCTGGACTCGCCGGTGCTCCAGCGTCTCCGCCACATCAGGCAACTCGGCTTCGCCCACCTCGTCTATCCCGGCGCCAACCACACGCGCTTCGAGCACTCGCTCGGGACGATGCACCTGGCGGCCACCCTCTCGCGCCACCTCGACCTCGCGCCTGACGAGACCGATCTCGTCACCGCCGCCGCACTCCTGCACGATATCGGGCACGGTCCCTTCTCCCATGTGAGCGAGGCCTTCATGGTCGAACTGCTCGGGTGGGGCCACGAGGAGGTGGAGCGGCTCCTGGCAACCGGGGCGACCGCCGCGCTCCTCGACACCTGCGGGCTCGACCCGGCCGAGGTGGCGGCGGTCATCAACGGCCGTCACCGGTACGCGGGACTGATCCACGGCGACCTGGACGTGGACCGGATGGACTATCTGCTGCGGGACGCCCACTATACCGGCGTCCCATACGGGCTCGTCGACGCGGGACGGCTCGTCCGCTCGACGGTGCTCACCGAGAACGGCGTGGGCCTCGACTTCAGCGGGATCAACGCCGCCGAGTCGCTGCTCATCGCCAGGACCCTGATGCGCCCGGTCGTCTACTATCACCATGTCTCCAGGATCGCCACCAGCATGTTCCACCTCGCCCTCCTCTCCCACCTGGAGGGGACCGGCGAGGACGTGGGCGCCCTGATGCGGATGGACGACGCCGCTCTCTTCACCCGTCTCCTCGGTTCGCCGGACGCCGTCGCCGCCGACCTTGCGGCGCGACTGTATACGAGGAGGCTCTATAAGCGGGCGGCCTATGTGGGACGGGACCGGGTGAACGCCGCGGCCGTGCAGGGCCGGACCTCGATGAGAGACAGCCGGCAGATCGCGAGGGCGATCGCGGAGAGCGCCGGGGTCGAGCCCTGGACGGTGCTCGTCGACATCCCCTCCTTCCCGACCGACATGTCGATGGGGGTGCGGGTGCGCGACCACCACGCCCTGGTTGGACTCGAGGAGGTCTCGCCCCTGCTCACCACCCTCAACGAGACGCGCCGGCAGCAGTGGCGGCTCGGGGTCTACACCGTGCCGGACCAGCGGGAGGCGGTGGAGCAGGCGGCGACCGAGGTGCTCCATATCAAGCGGCCGACCCAGCAGGACCGGCTGCCGATCTGA
- a CDS encoding putative zinc-binding protein — translation MDGVVLVTCSGVSNTGTLTTQAAATFRQRHPSALDDVVQARDLAPGAVPAGGQVIVLDGCTDACGRKKLEGLGTVPDVHIVATDLGVVKNSMAEVRYDEIARVVAALREAV, via the coding sequence ATGGACGGCGTGGTGCTGGTGACCTGTTCGGGCGTCTCAAACACCGGGACGTTGACGACGCAGGCAGCGGCGACCTTCAGACAGCGCCACCCTTCGGCCCTCGACGATGTCGTCCAGGCCAGAGACCTGGCACCGGGTGCGGTCCCTGCGGGCGGTCAGGTGATCGTCCTCGACGGTTGCACCGACGCCTGCGGACGAAAGAAACTCGAAGGTCTCGGGACCGTGCCTGACGTCCATATCGTGGCGACCGATCTCGGGGTCGTCAAGAACAGCATGGCAGAGGTGCGGTACGACGAGATCGCACGGGTCGTTGCAGCGCTGCGAGAGGCGGTCTGA
- a CDS encoding UbiD family decarboxylase — MRKFIDEMREQGLVDEIERPVSTRFEAAQMAVKTDRVLYFHDCDGKEAVMNLTADRRALAAALGADEKGLIRRLAAANYDGNLKPMGKLEMRPADFSELPVMTFYPKDGGPYITAGIVFSRLDGVENASIHRMMVTGKDRVAARLVEGRHTYVMHREALARGERLPIAMVIGAHPAVTFASCTRVPEGRELQFAAELLGGELPVWECPNGVLVPEAEIVLEGYIGNETAEEGPFVDITGTYDFERIQPVIEFTGMWTKENPVYHSILPGGSEHRLLMGVPYEPKIYRAVAGVTTVRNVVLTTGGCGYLHGIVQVRKNTQGDGKNAIMAAFAAHTSLKHVVVVDEDIDPFDPEDVEYAIATRVRGDRDLMVVTGVRGSSLDPCREGDGTNVKIGVDATMTLGEEEKFVRAGWDE, encoded by the coding sequence ATGCGTAAGTTTATCGACGAGATGCGAGAGCAGGGACTGGTCGACGAGATCGAGCGGCCGGTCTCGACCAGGTTCGAGGCGGCGCAGATGGCGGTGAAGACCGACCGGGTCCTCTACTTCCACGACTGCGACGGGAAAGAGGCGGTGATGAACCTCACCGCCGACCGCAGGGCCCTGGCCGCGGCCCTCGGCGCCGACGAGAAGGGGCTGATCCGGCGGCTGGCCGCGGCGAACTACGACGGAAACCTCAAACCGATGGGCAAACTCGAGATGCGCCCGGCCGACTTCTCTGAGCTCCCGGTGATGACCTTTTACCCGAAGGACGGCGGCCCGTACATCACCGCGGGGATCGTCTTCTCCCGCCTCGACGGCGTGGAGAACGCCTCCATCCACCGGATGATGGTCACCGGCAAGGACCGGGTGGCCGCACGCCTGGTGGAAGGCCGGCACACCTACGTGATGCACCGGGAGGCCCTGGCGCGGGGCGAGCGCCTGCCGATCGCGATGGTGATCGGGGCGCACCCGGCGGTGACGTTTGCGAGCTGCACCCGCGTGCCCGAAGGCCGGGAACTCCAGTTTGCCGCAGAACTCCTCGGCGGCGAGCTCCCGGTCTGGGAGTGCCCCAACGGCGTCCTGGTCCCTGAGGCGGAGATCGTCCTCGAAGGCTATATCGGGAACGAGACCGCCGAGGAAGGCCCATTCGTCGACATCACCGGCACCTACGACTTCGAACGGATTCAGCCGGTCATCGAGTTCACCGGGATGTGGACGAAGGAGAACCCGGTCTACCACTCCATCCTTCCCGGCGGGAGCGAGCACCGTCTCCTGATGGGAGTCCCGTACGAGCCCAAGATCTACCGGGCGGTGGCGGGAGTGACGACGGTGAGGAACGTCGTCCTCACCACCGGCGGGTGCGGCTACCTCCACGGGATCGTGCAGGTCCGCAAGAACACGCAGGGCGACGGGAAGAACGCGATCATGGCGGCCTTCGCGGCGCACACCTCCCTCAAGCATGTGGTGGTCGTGGACGAGGACATCGACCCCTTCGATCCCGAGGACGTGGAGTACGCCATCGCCACCAGGGTGCGGGGCGACCGCGACCTGATGGTGGTCACCGGGGTGCGGGGCTCCTCCCTCGACCCCTGCCGCGAGGGCGACGGGACGAACGTGAAGATCGGGGTCGACGCCACGATGACCCTGGGAGAAGAAGAGAAATTTGTACGTGCCGGATGGGATGAATGA
- the cofD gene encoding 2-phospho-L-lactate transferase: MITFLSGGTGTPKLLRGMRNLVNDDQIAVIVNTAEDMWVSGNHMSPDIDTVLYLFAGLLNTDTWWGIRGDTFSTHKFLEQFTDAEFIGIGDKDRAVHIARARMLWDGATLTEATEGLARALGVQARVLPMTDAEVTTYVETPEGPMHFQQYWVGHRGEVPIQGVVRKGEAAPKATPEALTAIREADAVILGPSNPVTSISPILECAGIREVLRDQFVIAVSPFIGDRPVSGPAAALMEAWGMEPSSAGTYELYKDFVDVFVQDRRDETEVPGAMRLDTLMSNEGKAEALAWELMAVVRSAAQKRA; the protein is encoded by the coding sequence ATGATTACCTTCCTTTCAGGCGGGACCGGCACCCCGAAACTCCTGCGCGGGATGCGCAATCTCGTCAACGACGATCAGATTGCGGTCATCGTCAACACGGCGGAGGACATGTGGGTCTCTGGCAACCACATGTCCCCTGACATCGACACCGTGCTCTACCTCTTTGCCGGACTCCTGAACACCGATACCTGGTGGGGGATCAGGGGCGACACTTTCTCGACCCACAAGTTCCTGGAGCAGTTCACCGATGCCGAGTTCATCGGGATCGGCGACAAAGACCGGGCGGTCCATATAGCGAGGGCCCGGATGCTCTGGGACGGCGCCACGCTCACCGAGGCGACGGAGGGCCTGGCCCGGGCCCTGGGGGTGCAGGCCCGCGTCCTTCCGATGACCGATGCCGAGGTGACGACCTATGTGGAGACACCCGAGGGGCCGATGCATTTCCAGCAGTACTGGGTGGGGCACCGCGGCGAGGTGCCGATCCAGGGCGTGGTCAGGAAGGGAGAAGCCGCGCCAAAGGCGACGCCCGAGGCCCTGACCGCGATCCGCGAGGCCGACGCCGTGATCCTCGGACCGTCCAACCCGGTGACGAGCATCTCGCCGATCCTGGAGTGTGCGGGGATCAGGGAGGTGCTCAGGGACCAGTTCGTCATCGCGGTCTCCCCGTTCATCGGGGACCGCCCGGTCTCGGGCCCGGCCGCCGCCCTGATGGAGGCATGGGGGATGGAACCCTCGTCGGCAGGGACGTACGAACTCTACAAAGACTTCGTGGACGTCTTTGTCCAGGATAGGCGGGACGAGACCGAGGTGCCGGGTGCGATGCGTCTCGACACTCTGATGTCCAACGAGGGGAAGGCCGAGGCCCTTGCCTGGGAACTGATGGCGGTGGTCAGGAGCGCCGCTCAAAAGAGAGCCTGA